A single Pantoea rwandensis DNA region contains:
- the ccmI gene encoding c-type cytochrome biogenesis protein CcmI, which translates to MTGFWITLIILLVAASALFLSAGWRQRQATSGDRDRLNTDFYQQRLRELERDEEEGVVAERPEMVRELQQTLLTDVPNEHAARIHHSSRWVLLPGLIVLLLVSVGFYLKTGGLAQLAGWVSVQQEYPQLRARVMDPKAAPLTMEELARLQLGLRTSLQDDPQNLNDWTMLGRLGMVLNNATNASQAFQRALQLSPDNLELQQDYAEVLTRSSDPQDNRQANVMLKDLLKRDHSNVRTLSLLAFNAFEQQQYDQAIGAWQVMLKLLPAGDKRITMIERSIEQAKTDAGQQNSHLALTVSLTSQAEKMLPQGGVLYISVSDGVSPVPVAVKRLPLSHFPLSLTLDDSNAMMPDRLLSAQHQVQVRVRISRDGSANPQSGDWFGLSAITPWDGHQQLAVEINQQQP; encoded by the coding sequence ATGACTGGATTCTGGATTACCCTGATTATTTTGCTGGTAGCGGCCTCGGCGCTGTTTCTCAGTGCAGGCTGGCGTCAACGTCAAGCCACTAGCGGCGATCGCGATCGCCTGAATACCGATTTTTACCAGCAGCGCCTGCGTGAACTCGAACGCGATGAAGAGGAAGGCGTGGTTGCCGAGCGTCCCGAGATGGTACGTGAACTGCAACAAACGCTGCTCACCGATGTGCCAAACGAGCACGCGGCTCGCATCCATCACAGTAGCCGTTGGGTGCTATTGCCGGGTTTGATTGTATTGTTGCTGGTGTCGGTTGGCTTTTACCTGAAGACCGGTGGACTGGCGCAACTGGCCGGTTGGGTTAGCGTACAGCAGGAGTACCCTCAGTTGCGTGCCCGTGTAATGGATCCCAAAGCGGCACCGTTAACCATGGAAGAGTTGGCTCGCCTACAATTAGGGTTGCGCACCTCATTGCAAGACGATCCGCAAAACCTCAATGACTGGACGATGCTGGGCCGCCTTGGCATGGTGCTGAATAACGCGACCAATGCCAGCCAGGCCTTCCAGCGCGCATTGCAACTGTCACCTGATAATCTGGAACTGCAGCAGGATTATGCCGAAGTCCTGACGCGCTCCAGCGATCCGCAGGACAACCGCCAGGCCAATGTGATGCTGAAAGATCTGCTAAAACGCGACCATAGCAACGTGCGCACCCTGAGCTTGTTGGCATTTAATGCTTTTGAGCAGCAGCAATATGATCAAGCGATTGGCGCCTGGCAGGTGATGCTGAAGCTTCTGCCCGCGGGTGACAAGCGCATTACCATGATAGAGCGCAGCATTGAACAAGCGAAAACTGATGCGGGACAGCAAAATAGTCACCTGGCATTGACGGTGAGTTTAACCTCGCAAGCAGAAAAAATGTTACCGCAAGGCGGAGTGTTGTATATTTCTGTGTCTGACGGTGTTTCACCGGTGCCTGTGGCTGTGAAGCGTTTACCGCTGAGCCATTTCCCGTTATCGCTCACGCTGGATGACAGCAACGCCATGATGCCCGATCGCCTGCTTTCGGCGCAGCATCAGGTGCAGGTCAGGGTGCGTATTTCGCGCGATGGTAGCGCCAATCCTCAGTCGGGAGACTGGTTTGGCTTAAGCGCGATCACCCCCTGGGATGGTCATCAGCAACTGGCTGTGGAGATTAATCAACAGCAGCCCTGA
- the mlaA gene encoding phospholipid-binding lipoprotein MlaA, translated as MNNRLTGLALASLLLVGCASSKPADPTQPAQRSDPLEGFNRTMFNFNMNVLDPYVVRPVAVAWRDYVPVPARSGMSNFLGNLDEPASMLNSILVGEPRQAGIHFTRFFLNTVLGLGGFIDVAGKANPELAREVPHHFGSTLGRYGVGYGPYVVLPGYGSFTVRQDGGDYVDTLYPVLSWLTWPMSIGKWTLEGVETRAQLLDSDGILKQQQDPYAFIRNAYFQRNDFLANGGKLKPEENPNASAIQDDLKDIDSQ; from the coding sequence ATGAATAACCGCCTGACCGGTCTGGCGCTGGCCAGCTTGCTGCTGGTGGGTTGTGCCAGTTCCAAACCGGCCGATCCAACGCAGCCTGCGCAGCGTAGCGATCCGCTCGAAGGCTTTAACCGCACGATGTTTAATTTCAACATGAACGTGCTGGATCCTTATGTGGTGCGCCCGGTGGCGGTTGCCTGGCGTGACTATGTGCCGGTGCCTGCGCGCAGTGGCATGAGCAACTTCCTCGGCAACCTGGATGAACCTGCCAGCATGCTGAATTCGATTCTGGTGGGTGAACCGCGCCAGGCAGGAATCCACTTCACACGTTTCTTCCTCAATACCGTATTGGGCTTGGGCGGATTTATCGATGTGGCGGGCAAAGCGAATCCTGAACTGGCGCGAGAAGTTCCGCACCACTTCGGGAGTACTCTGGGTCGTTACGGGGTGGGCTATGGTCCTTATGTGGTTCTGCCGGGTTATGGCAGCTTCACGGTGCGTCAGGATGGCGGCGACTATGTCGATACGCTTTATCCGGTGCTGAGTTGGCTGACCTGGCCGATGTCGATTGGTAAATGGACACTGGAAGGTGTGGAAACACGTGCACAGCTGTTGGATTCCGATGGCATCCTGAAACAGCAGCAGGATCCGTATGCGTTTATCCGCAACGCTTACTTCCAGCGTAATGATTTCCTCGCCAACGGCGGAAAGTTAAAACCGGAAGAGAATCCGAACGCCAGTGCGATTCAGGATGACTTGAAGGACATCGATTCACAGTAA
- the fadL gene encoding long-chain fatty acid transporter FadL has translation MNHKNLFAKSAVAAAVALISSQVYAAGFQLNEFSAIGLGRAYSGEGAMGDTAASASRNPATMALMDRPSFSIGTVYIDPEVDISGQSPTGNSLNAKNIAPNQWIPNLHYVHPINDQWWVGASVTSNYGLATEFNDGYTAGGYGGKTDLMTGNFNLSTAYRLNEHFSFGVGFDAVYAKAKIERYAGEAGARVGMPADTQVAHLKGDEWGYGWNAGILYEVDKNNRFGFTYRSEVKIDFDGDYKSSIPTAYNGTPQAIALGLPYGTSGQTIPGSLTLNLPEMWEVSGWHKVAPQWAVHYSLTYTSWSQFQELKATGSNGQTLFYKDEGFKDAYRIALGTTYFYDDNWTFRTGIAFDDSPVPADKRSISIPDQDRLWLSAGASYAFNENASVDLGISYMHGQKVTVKEGPYTFNSEGKAWLYGANFNYKF, from the coding sequence ATGAACCATAAGAACCTGTTTGCAAAGTCAGCTGTGGCAGCTGCAGTGGCACTTATTTCTTCCCAAGTTTACGCCGCAGGCTTTCAACTTAATGAATTCTCAGCAATTGGTTTAGGTCGTGCTTATTCGGGTGAAGGTGCGATGGGCGATACCGCCGCATCTGCCAGTCGTAACCCGGCGACCATGGCATTGATGGATCGCCCTTCTTTCTCCATCGGTACTGTTTATATTGATCCGGAAGTTGATATCAGCGGCCAGAGCCCAACCGGCAACAGCCTGAATGCGAAAAACATCGCACCGAATCAGTGGATCCCTAACCTCCATTATGTTCATCCGATTAACGATCAGTGGTGGGTAGGCGCATCCGTCACCTCTAACTATGGTCTGGCGACAGAGTTCAATGACGGTTACACCGCTGGCGGCTACGGTGGTAAAACCGACCTGATGACAGGTAACTTTAACCTTAGCACGGCTTATCGTTTGAATGAGCACTTCAGCTTTGGTGTTGGCTTTGATGCGGTTTACGCTAAAGCAAAAATCGAACGTTATGCGGGTGAAGCAGGCGCTCGCGTCGGCATGCCAGCTGATACTCAGGTTGCCCACCTGAAAGGTGATGAATGGGGCTACGGCTGGAACGCCGGTATCCTGTATGAAGTGGATAAAAACAACCGCTTCGGCTTCACCTATCGTTCAGAAGTAAAAATCGACTTTGACGGCGATTATAAGAGCAGCATTCCAACCGCTTATAACGGTACACCGCAGGCGATTGCCTTAGGCCTGCCATACGGCACCAGCGGCCAGACCATTCCGGGTTCACTCACGCTGAACCTGCCAGAAATGTGGGAAGTGTCGGGCTGGCACAAAGTCGCTCCGCAGTGGGCCGTGCACTACAGCCTGACCTACACCAGCTGGAGCCAGTTCCAGGAACTGAAGGCCACGGGCAGCAACGGCCAGACGCTGTTCTATAAGGATGAAGGCTTTAAAGATGCCTATCGCATCGCGTTGGGTACCACTTACTTCTACGACGATAACTGGACCTTCCGTACCGGTATCGCGTTTGATGACAGCCCGGTTCCCGCTGACAAACGCTCGATCTCAATTCCGGATCAGGACCGTCTGTGGTTGAGCGCCGGTGCTTCTTACGCTTTCAACGAAAATGCGTCAGTTGACCTTGGTATCTCTTACATGCACGGCCAGAAAGTCACCGTGAAAGAAGGCCCTTATACCTTTAACTCCGAGGGTAAAGCCTGGCTGTACGGCGCGAACTTTAACTACAAGTTCTGA